A single genomic interval of Phaeodactylum tricornutum CCAP 1055/1 chromosome 5, whole genome shotgun sequence harbors:
- a CDS encoding predicted protein: MDPLEHVLVNLLGATSLDSPYRCFFAEYGITQASELTAITEARLATISFGVVTPVAGDGTSTTVRTFLLPAQQDRIMKIITWFLAQGPNVSNATWFVLTPAMLEYWQPALVPVASAAPATSVVASVARSTLEESAAAKFRKTIKNHSVPYPLFNEDRLWVTWSTNIRIKLRIHGVQLVLDPDYVPQTDEEVETFLEMQNFVFGIFNDTLLTARARGILHKHVDDLDAQAVYCDLVASYGKGINAQIMATSIETRLTLYSLATSRAKTCVAFLTTWRNLIYDLERINEFELPDHQKIVRLKSAVRLHPQLNLFLGNVQLYSRTHVGKSANDSDFEYIYDLMLEHATDIDHTDLENAKTPESQGTVALNDWDAPSVDEEDALSADEKGVIPAVDSLNALNLNEPETLVHAEMTQPLQSVSSEKGHMLYSLASNASVQQHVPSAHTLSDTVSLNGVIYCRQVNCASVCLSSFPVGGPVPHSLMDGGANGGLSGSDVRVISESVLTANISGIGNTNLTNLRLSTVAGLIHTTDGPIIGVFHQYAHLGTGHTIHSCNQMRSYGAIVDDVPCALGGDQHIISPNGCYVIPLSVAGGLTYLKMQPPSDHDLETFEWVPFTSSASWDPNYLSDSASTDIDFSLMPPPANSCANFPLDGGECLLAKPIDLAEKDLGHVPMIDSSLQKLTACSFKKCFGISEHEAWGDVDWMHPLYSCYPAVPLLVATDAVMRQITIFSSVWICIASIMLNSIWLDDLANVADILKLLFGNIFYSDYFVSRTSQWGVSTGKLFLSTASRDCAHALSHGTQGKPAKTNLVCLVTDCKTDCFGLVTGQLNVQKHHVTVLGLDRYHAQKHGYYDKLDHGSVYNTVGLMKMVHGDA; this comes from the coding sequence ATGGACCCGCTTGAGCATGTCCTTGTTAACCTTTTGGGTGCCACGTCATTGGACTCGCCCTATCGTTGTTTCTTTGCGGAGTATGGAATTACTCAGGCTAGTGAGTTGACTGCTATCACTGAGGCGCGCCTTGCAACCATCTCATTTGGTGTTGTGACACCAGTTGCTGGAGATGGTACATCCACTACTGTCCGTACTTTCCTTCTGCCTGCGCAGCAGGATCGGATCATGAAGATCATCACTTGGTTCCTTGCCCAAGGACCCAACGTTTCAAATGCTACCTGGTTTGTACTGACACCAGCTATGCTTGAATACTGGCAACCGGCATTGGTCCCTGTTGCATCTGCTGCCCCGGCCACATCTGTTGTTGCCTCTGTTGCTAGGAGTACTCTGGAAGAgagtgctgctgcaaaatttcgaaaaacCATTAAGAATCACTCTGTCCCATACCCGTTGTTCAATGAAGACCGTCTCTGGGTGACTTGGAGTACAAATATTCGTATCAAGCTTCGCATTCATGGTGTTCAGCTTGTTCTTGATCCTGACTATGTTCCTCAGACTGATGAGGAAGTGGAGACTTTTTTGGAGATGCAAAATTTTGTCTTTGGTATATTCAATGATACCCTGTTGACCGCTCGTGCACGCGGTATTCTACACAAACATGTTGATGACTTGGATGCTCAGGCTGTGTATTGTGACCTGGTTGCATCATATGGCAAGGGTATTAATGCGCAAATTATGGCTACGTCTATTGAGACAAGGTTGACCCTGTACTCACTTGCAACTTCAAGAGCCAAAACCTGTGTTGCTTTCCTCACAACTTGGAGGAACCTCATCTATGATTTGGAGCGCATTAATGAGTTTGAACTCCCTGATCATCAGAAAATTGTCCGCCTTAAGTCTGCTGTCCGTTTGCATCCGCAATTGAACTTGTTCCTTGGGAATGTCCAGCTTTACTCTCGAACCCATGTGGGGAAGAGTGCCAATGATTCTGACTTTGAATATATTTATGATCTGATGCTTGAGCATGCCACTGATATTGACCATACTGATCTGGAAAATGCTAAGACTCCTGAATCTCAGGGCACTGTGGCTTTGAATGACTGGGATGCCCCCTCTGTTGATGAGGAGGATGCCCTCTCTGCTGATGAAAAAGGTGTCATTCCTGCTGTGGATTCACTCAATGCCTTGAACTTGAATGAGCCTGAGACTCTGGTACATGCTGAAATGACTCAGCCACTGCAATCTGTTTCTTCTGAAAAGGGCCATATGCTTTATTCCCTTGCTTCTAATGCTTCTGTCCAGCAGCATGTTCCATCTGCCCACACCCTTTCTGATACTGTGTCCTTGAATGGTGTCATATACTGTCGGCAGGTTAATTGTGCCTCTGTTTGCCTTTCCTCCTTTCCTGTTGGTGGTCCTGTTCCTCATTCACTCATGGATGGAGGGGCCAATGGTGGTTTGAGTGGCTCTGATGTTAGAGTGATTTCTGAATCTGTCTTGACAGCCAATATTTCTGGAATTGGTAATACCAACCTTACCAACCTTCGTCTGTCAACGGTGGCCGGACTCATTCACACAACGGATGGTCCCATTATTGGTGTGTTTCACCAGTATGCTCATCTGGGTACTGGTCATACCATACACTCCTGCAACCAAATGCGCTCCTATGGAGCTATTGTTGATGATGTTCCCTGTGCTCTTGGTGGTGACCAACATATCATTTCACCCAATGGCTGCTATGTGATTCCTCTTTCTGTTGCTGGTGGTTTGACCTATCTGAAAATGCAACCACCCTCAGACCATGACCTTGAAACCTTTGAATGGGTTCCCTTTACTAGTTCTGCTTCTTGGGATCCTAATTACCTGTCTGATTCTGCTTCCACTGATATAGATTTCAGTTTGATGCCCCCTCCTGCAAATTCTTGTGCCAATTTCCCTCTGGATGGTGGGGAGTGTTTACTGGCCAAGCCCATTGATCTTGCTGAGAAAGATCTAGGCCATGTTCCTATGATAGACTCATCCCTCCAGAAATTGACTGCCTGCTCTTTTAAAAAATGTTTTGGAATTTCTGAGCATGAGGCATGGGGAGATGTTGATTGGATGCACCCTCTCTACAGTTGCTACCCTGCTGTGCCTCTCCTTGTTGCTACTGATGCTGTCATGAGACAGATCACTATCTTTTCCTCTGTGTGGATATGTATTGCATCAATTATGTTGAATTCTATTTGGCTGGATGACTTAGCCAATGTTGCTgatattttgaaattgttgtttGGCAATATTTTCTATTCTGATTATTTTGTCTCGAGAACCtcacagtggggagtgtcaactggaaagttgTTTTTGAGTACCGCCTCGCGCGATTGCGCGCATGCCTTGAGTCAcggcacccaaggcaagccggccaaaactaatcttgtgtgtttggtcacagattgcaagactgattgttttggattggtgactggacagttgaatgtccaaaaacatcatgtgactgttttgggtctCGACCGTTACCACGCTCAGAAGCATGGTTACTATGACAAACTTGACCACGGTAGCGTGTACAATAccgtgggattgatgaaaatggtccacGGTGATGCTTAA
- a CDS encoding predicted protein, with protein MLLSVVTVETQNSHMMFLDIQLSSHQSKTISLAICDQTHKISFGRLALGAVTQGMRAIARGGTQKQLSMRVYWSNYCLPVRRTVVPNVPAGIDTKGSDEISNLSGNGSGIAGVRAGDRETNAANAGVMVQVTNAKEEKSIDIEDVEISMEANSNTVSTSNTGSPMEESSGVSIWDTGAVVANAVVVDVAEEGSSMDKGTPKLGGNGRCKHSLGGANTTNADNVVDAVAEEGSSLDKGTPNSVEMEDVSSGSVGGTNTTNADNVNGDAEE; from the exons ATGCTTCTGAGCGTGGTAACGGTCGagacccaaaacagtcacatgatgtttttggacattcaactgtccagtcaccaatccaaaacaatcagtcttgcaatctgtgaccaaacacacaagattagttttggccggcttgccttgggtgccgTGACTCAAGGCATGCGCGCAATCGCGCGAGGCGGTACTCAAAAAcaactttcca TGCGTGTGTACTGGAGCAATTATTGCCTCCCCGTGCGACGCACTGTGGTGCCAAATGTACCAGCAGGTATTGACACCAAGGGATCGGATGAGATCTCAAATCTTTCTGGTAATGGTAGTGGTATTGCTGGTGTGCGGGCTGGTGACAGGGAGACAAATGCAGCAAATGCTGGCGTTATGGTCCAGGTTACCAATGCAAAGGAGGAGAAGAGCATTGACATTGAGGATGTCGAGATATCCATGGAAGCAAACAGCAATACGGTATCAACAAGCAACACTGGCTCCCCAATGGAGGAATCTAGTGGTGTATCAATTTGGGACACTGGGGCTGTAGTTGCAAACGCTGTTGTGGTTGATGTTGCAGAAGAGGGGTCCTCCATGGATAAAGGGACTCCAAAACTCggtggaaatggaagatgTAAGCATAGTTTGGGAGGAGCCAACACTACCAATGCTGATAATGTTGTGGATGCTGTTGCAGAAGAGGGATCCTCCTTGGACAAAGGGACTCCAAACTCagtggaaatggaagatgTAAGCAGTGGTAGTGTGGGAGGAACCAATACCACCAATGCTGATAACGTCAATGGTGATGCAGAGGAGTAG
- a CDS encoding predicted protein: MDSYQLNHPILAPLASDEGKVVETALQWQAPAILAGAPKDPGHLVSAHQQMMHRLSTSSMVPAVVTASECVDAVTRFHKIAAEHDGAPMPAWAQQMMQQQQQNMQQFQQNLTAQMTQLQQTTAKSYNGLVCSLRDNVMRIPNQDGINPPPVFPGTLEDLINLSGRNCNTLLTFYGLEVGGTVNERRLELGLYLGLRETAFGSSFY, from the coding sequence ATGGACTCGTATCAGCTGAACCATCCCATCTTAGCGCCGCTGGCATCGGACGAAGGTAAAGTCGTCGAAACGGCCCTTCAGTGGCAAGCGCCAGCGATTCTGGCTGGCGCGCCCAAGGACCCCGGGCACCTTGTCTCGGCTCACCAGCAAATGATGCACCGCCTATCGACTAGCAGCATGGTACCCGCCGTTGTGACAGCTTCGGAATGTGTCGATGCGGTGACTCGGTTCCACAAGATTGCTGCGGAGCATGACGGCGCACCCATGCCGGCCTGGGCTCAGCAGATGatgcaacagcagcaacagaacATGCAGCAGTTCCAGCAGAACCTGACGGCGCAGATGACACAGCTTCAGCAAACTACTGCCAAGTCTTACAACGGTTTGGTCTGTAGCCTTCGAGACAATGTGATGCGAATCCCTAATCAAGACGGCATCAATCCTCCCCCTGTCTTCCCAGGCACACTCGAAGATTTAATCAATCTTTCGGGGCGGAACTGCAACACCTTGCTCACATTTTACGGGCTCGAGGTGGGGGGCACTGTGAATGAACGTCGTCTTGAGCTAGGTCTCTATTTGGGACTACGCGAAACCGCTTTCGGGTCGTCGTTCTACTAG
- a CDS encoding predicted protein, producing the protein MIAQEDKGVGLTYPQQRQWLVRFQNRTYVYEEPQRYRERLSESIVDSSDAKVHLRIDDVKRFLSERLASGAGSTRSDSSIAPTTSSLAKLQRLFDITQVQYPHIHIRLVSSIRGGKGGFGTLLKGQSRQAGAKATTNFGACRDLQGRRLRNVNDSISRERFQSWQEKISKGEATEDEMIRALVLDTSSSSGVAGWYLQLPSWAAVGSQHKRQIQRQYHMWKRQQRQVKNTRDEARQRRDAQVQTYVMQAQAALDQAQSGVQNALQEGLRKRQQNNVEPEPPAALLTLDGDITLAYESNAWKMQSPSNFATVGIVLDFSLLNTSSSSSSQHAFYYEVRLVSGGLAQIGWAIPGFVPNSEDGDGVGDDAFSWAYDGSRSIRLHNAQTQSYGKPWNAGDVVGCLCHQGTISFTLNGDDEFGTAFTLDLTETAQPVPVISINPGEIVELRWNTSDMEFCPEQATPVGSFLATEDVTFKTHKPNIPVAKRQKQNTDAILLATTNDSLPSPESINSNSKYVDENIQKNPTFEPQELDLESYQSAQDLEDLGMDRLKGALAALGVKCGGTLQERAARLMSLKGLEREDYPQRLLSRRKR; encoded by the coding sequence ATGATAGCACAGGAAGACAAGGGCGTGGGACTAACATATCCGCAACAGCGCCAGTGGCTCGTGCGCTTTCAAAACCGGACATACGTCTATGAAGAGCCTCAGCGATATCGAGAGCGTCTGTCCGAGTCCATCGTTGATTCCAGTGATGCAAAAGTTCACTTACGGATAGACGATGTCAAACGTTTCCTCTCGGAACGTTTGGCCTCGGGGGCTGGGAGCACTCGTAGCGATTCGTCGATCGCCCCGACAACCTCGTCCCTCGCGAAGTTACAGCGTCTGTTCGATATTACCCAAGTCCAGTATCCCCACATTCACATACGACTCGTCTCCAGTATCCGTGGCGGAAAAGGCGGCTTTGGAACTCTCCTCAAGGGTCAATCGCGACAAGCTGGCGCCAAAGCAACCACAAACTTTGGCGCCTGTCGCGACTTGCAGGGCCGACGCCTCCGGAACGTCAACGACAGCATCTCTAGGGAACGTTTCCAATCATGGCAGGAAAAGATAAGCAAGGGCGAGGCGACCGAAGACGAAATGATTCGAGCGCTTGTGTTGGATACCAGTTCTTCCAGTGGAGTTGCCGGATGGTATTTACAGTTGCCCTCCTGGGCGGCCGTTGGCAGTCAACACAAGCGACAGATTCAACGACAGTACCACATGTGgaaacgacaacaacgacaagtcAAGAACACGCGGGATGAAGCACGCCAAAGGCGAGACGCGCAAGTCCAAACCTACGTGATGCAGGCCCAGGCCGCCCTGGACCAGGCGCAATCCGGAGTGCAAAATGCCCTCCAAGAAGGTTTGCGGAAACGGCAACAGAACAATGTTGAGCCTGAACCACCAGCGGCCCTACTCACGTTGGACGGTGACATTACTTTGGCGTACGAATCGAACGCGTGGAAGATGCAGAGCCCGTCCAACTTTGCTACGGTTGGGATTGTCTTGGACTTTTCGTTGCTCAATacttcatcatcatcgtcgtcgcaaCATGCATTCTACTACGAAGTACGACTGGTTTCGGGAGGACTGGCACAGATTGGCTGGGCAATACCTGGATTCGTGCCGAATTCGGAAGATGGAGACGGTGTCGGCGACGATGCCTTTTCGTGGGCCTACGATGGTTCCCGCTCGATTCGATTGCACAATGCACAAACCCAGTCGTACGGGAAGCCGTGGAATGCTGGTGACGTAGTTGGTTGTCTGTGTCATCAAGGAACCATCAGCTTTACTTTGAATGGAGATGATGAATTTGGAACAGCATTCACCTTGGATCTTACCGAAACAGCACAACCAGTGCCGGTGATTAGTATTAATCCAGGTGAAATTGTGGAATTGCGTTGGAACACTTCCGATATGGAGTTTTGTCCGGAACAAGCCACTCCTGTTGGAAGCTTTCTCGCGACGGAGGATGTTACTTTTAAGACACACAAACCAAACATTCCCGTAGCCAAGCGCCAGAAACAGAATACAGATGCCATTCTTCTAGCCACAACCAACGACTCTCTTCCATCACCGGAGTCAATTAACAGTAATTCAAAGTACGTGGATGAAAACATTCAAAAAAATCCAACTTTTGAACCCCAAGAACTGGATTTGGAGTCGTATCAGTCAGCACAGGATCTAGAAGACCTCGGTATGGATCGGTTGAAAGGAGCACTCGCTGCCTTGGGAGTCAAGTGTGGGGGTACCTTACAGGAGCGGGCAGCTCGTTTGATGTCGCTGAAGGGTTTGGAACGAGAAGATTACCCCCAACGGTTGCTGTCGAGACGTAAACGATAG
- a CDS encoding predicted protein, which yields MNRNTNRSRFSIHDAQDEPHGRLALNSNSASFLDYMRETQRDPGLLDPPDLLYPSRYEIDIIPMPTVEDAFRHALQKPKVERGDSLRQFGFPREEKKRAAFIPPAKKKPPPEHRCTTQQNRSRTSPLPEDEGATVMPSSEWIQHGSVSSCSSIPDMVNEYDNAHPALSTLSAPCSLPQTVRTTSARHLHQNDTISNHGIIPKGPNHYSPPAIPRPEIEVAPGVYMMLHGSAETMQALQENRLSQCICMACTMSLYAVEYATFVLCPTCRVVSPKDIDCSGVEASYLGAGSSDRGVGLGLTEEVYEQCTMQENAQVTECPATNQHRQLYSSETKEQDRLL from the coding sequence ATGAACCGAAATACCAATCGTTCTAGATTCAGCATTCATGATGCGCAGGATGAACCACACGGAAGGCTCGCATTGAACAGCAACAGCGCCTCATTCCTTGATTACATGCGAGAAACGCAAAGGGACCCCGGGCTACTCGATCCGCCTGATCTCTTGTATCCTTCACGCTACGAAATCGACATAATACCGATGCCTACCGTGGAGGATGCCTTTCGTCACGCTTTGCAAAAACCAAAAGTTGAGCGTGGCGATTCGCTGAGGCAGTTTGGGTTTCCGCgggaggaaaagaaacgtGCAGCATTCATCCCGCCGGCCAAGAAGAAACCCCCTCCCGAACACCGCTGCACTACTCAACAGAATCGATCCCGAACCTCCCCTTTACCCGAAGATGAGGGAGCTACGGTTATGCCTTCCTCGGAGTGGATCCAGCATGGATCCGTAAGTAGCTGTAGCAGTATCCCAGATATGGTCAACGAATACGACAATGCACATCCGGCTTTGTCCACATTAAGTGCCCCTTGCTCCTTACCCCAGACAGTCCGAACCACTAGCGCTAGGCATCTTCACCAAAATGACACCATCAGCAACCACGGAATCATTCCCAAGGGCCCCAACCACTATTCTCCACCGGCCATTCCACGTCCCGAAATTGAGGTCGCACCCGGAGTCTACATGATGCTTCACGGTAGCGCCGAGACAATGCAAGCGCTGCAGGAGAATCGACTCTCGCAGTGCATATGCATGGCATGTACGATGTCCTTGTATGCCGTGGAATATGCCACGTTTGTCCTTTGCCCAACCTGTCGCGTCGTGTCTCCCAAGGACATTGATTGTAGCGGTGTTGAGGCTTCGTATTTGGGTGCAGGCAGCAGCGACCGGGGGGTCGGGCTAGGACTGACGGAAGAAGTCTATGAACAATGCACAATGCAAGAAAATGCACAGGTAACTGAGTGTCCTGCGACCAATCAGCATCGACAGCTCTATAGTAGTGAAACGAAAGAGCAAGATCGACTCTTGTAG
- a CDS encoding predicted protein, producing QWWRLLTPILLHAGVIHLLCNVAVQIEAGAFFEQEWGSFRWLVVYLASAVGSSILSIIVMPNAVSVGSSGALMGLFGAKLAEVTLRVCDRADTEQQRVAHQVRKEQCTAVTCSVLLVMLFSFIPYVDWAAHLGGLVAGFAV from the coding sequence CAGTGGTGGCGATTGCTTACGCCAATTCTCCTACACGCCGGAGTCATTCATTTGCTTTGTAACGTCGCCGTACAAATCGAAGCTGGAGCCTTTTTCGAACAAGAATGGGGTAGTTTCCGTTGGCTTGTCGTCTATCTGGCGTCAGCGGTAGGGTCGTCCATTCTTTCCATTATTGTCATGCCTAACGCCGTCTCGGTTGGATCCTCCGGAGCCCTTATGGGATTGTTCGGAGCGAAACTGGCGGAAGTAACACTGCGAGTGTGTGACCGTGCCGATACCGAGCAACAACGAGTCGCCCATCAAGTCCGCAAGGAGCAGTGTACCGCAGTAACCTGCAGCGTCCTCCTTGTCATGCTGTTTTCCTTTATTCCGTACGTGGACTGGGCGGCGCATCTCGGTGGTCTCGTGGCCGGCTTTGCGGTG
- a CDS encoding predicted protein produces the protein MSGESYPSESPEIPTSRPADSTHKARKSDGRKADADRNPVHSKQSDPAPHETDMLADPATTLSPFPTDQTSSPAWHYQHHPPPPHAYYYPPSPYGYTGVPPYPGGPPPPYGPSYPPPFFPTAPGAYYPPPPGYAPPGSPSPSRSDGHMNEHGHASSPGRGEAGGYGMPYPPPPYDPYQPPPYGSAYPIGAPPLSPRHPVYSNGLPPHSPDANGVSSKHPHSSTNPPPLEDLDTASDSGKTSAVEPAVSANELRKLKTYIRPPAPSNPEVVARRQHKNSQSRRRAAVLRDRVAAVAAMDATKRTEEDQHMLHLHETRRERKNNRSRERALERKEEMDRILGKKIRQRTRLEVQFLNNTMSKKQRKNEGDRLRRARLKALGLDARNGAAKKPGVPARGPLPPHLLDPQRQHLPLDPQQQHHHHNRPPPSPRFMPPALAYHQHASPQPQPYYTHRFTIPAQHPSVGAPWHPTAPTTYAHQEFAKHAEGNSVAKSEAVVDANTVTPASPNEVDGVSV, from the coding sequence ATGTCGGGTGAAAGCTATCCTTCGGAATCTCCGGAAATTCCGACATCGCGTCCAGCAGATTCCACCCACAAAGCGAGAAAATCCGACGGCCGTAAGGCTGATGCGGACCGGAATCCTGTTCATTCCAAGCAAAGCGATCCCGCACCGCACGAAACGGACATGCTCGCGGACCCCGCAACGACCCTCTCCCCCTTCCCCACGGATCAAACCTCGTCTCCGGCTTGGCACTACCAGCATCATCCGCCACCACCACACGCCTACTACTATCCGCCCTCGCCGTACGGCTACACCGGGGTACCGCCGTACCCGGGAGGACCTCCACCGCCCTACGGACCATCCTATCCACCCCCCTTCTTTCCAACCGCACCGGGAGCCTATTACCCACCTCCCCCGGGATACGCACCTCCCGGCTCCCCGTCACCGTCCCGCAGTGATGGTCACATGAACGAGCACGGGCATGCGTCTTCGCCGGGACGCGGCGAAGCCGGAGGCTACGGGATGCCCTACCCCCCACCGCCCTACGATCCCTACCAACCTCCGCCCTACGGCTCGGCCTACCCGATCGGGGCGCCGCCCCTTAGTCCACGCCATCCCGTCTATTCCAATGGACTACCGCCACACAGTCCGGACGCCAACGGGGTTTCCTCGAAGCATCCGCATTCGTCGACGAATCCCCCGCCCTTGGAAGACCTCGACACGGCCTCCGATTCCGGCAAAACATCGGCCGTCGAACCCGCGGTGTCAGCAAATGAACTCCGGAAACTCAAGACCTACATTCGGCCACCGGCACCGTCCAATCCCGAAGTGGTCGCCCGTCGCCAACACAAGAACTCTCAGAGTCGTCGCCGCGCCGCTGTTCTGAGGGACCGGGTtgccgccgtcgccgccaTGGATGCTACCAAACGTACCGAAGAAGATCAACACATGTTGCACCTACACGAGACGCGTCGGGAACGGAAAAATAATAGGTCACGAGAACGCGCTCTCGAACGCAAGGAAGAGATGGATCGTATCCTTGGCAAGAAAATACGACAACGTACACGACTCGAAGTGCAGTTTTTGAATAACACAATGTCCAAGAAGCAGCGAAAGAATGAAGGCGATCGTTTACGTCGGGCTCGACTCAAGGCGCTCGGATTGGACGCACGTAACGGGGCCGCCAAAAAGCCCGGTGTTCCGGCGCGTGGACCACTCCCTCCGCATCTCTTGGATCCACAACGGCAGCATTTACCCTTGGATCcgcaacaacagcatcatCATCACAACCGaccgccaccgtcgccgCGTTTCATGCCTCCCGCACTAGCGTATCACCAACACGCTTCACCGCAGCCGCAACCGTACTACACACACCGGTTCACCATTCCCGCACAGCACCCAAGTGTTGGAGCTCCCTGGCACCCGACCGCACCCACAACGTACGCGCACCAGGAATTTGCCAAACACGCCGAAGGCAACAGCGTTGCCAAATCCGAGGCGGTTGTGGACGCCAATACCGTAACGCCAGCGTCGCCAAACGAAGTCGACGGTGTTTCCGTTTGA
- a CDS encoding n-acetylglucosaminyl phosphatidylinositol deacetylase (A probably hydrolyase which catalyses 6-(N-acetyl-alpha-D-glucosaminyl)-1-phosphatidyl-1D-myo-inositol +H2O =6-(alpha-D-glucosaminyl)-1-phosphatidyl-1D-myo-inositol +acetate. Second step of GPI biosynthesis and glycan structures - biosynthesis 2): MSPNPRKLNVFVIAHPDDESMFFIPTIRALQQHESESKIWLLCLTTGDYDGLGKARVKELEKASYDVLGIDRVIQLNELKDHPTESWSIDQATQCLRACLRQEIDNDAQKYSKICIFTFDQDGVSGHINHRDTFLAVRQLYLEEQESGFSSTERDLSLPAKLMVFLLETEPSLFQKYFPVYEWLSLILFWIHLVPQISSFKYDGPSHVKELVFRLRYPCLNWRAMATHRSQFVWYRRLFVVFSCYTYVNRLKNLGPDLPKAKQLVRT, encoded by the coding sequence ATGAGCCCCAATCCAAGAAAGTTGAATGTTTTTGTGATCGCGCATCCGGACGATGAGAGCATGTTCTTTATTCCAACAATCCGCGCACTACAACAACACGAATCGGAATCGAAAATTTGGCTGCTCTGCTTAACGACTGGTGACTACGATGGTCTCGGAAAAGCACGCGTTAAAGAACTTGAAAAGGCGAGCTATGATGTGCTGGGGATTGATCGAGTTATACAGTTGAACGAATTGAAGGACCACCCCACAGAATCCTGGTCGATAGATCAAGCAACGCAATGCCTCAGAGCGTGCCTGAGACAAGAAATCGACAACGACGCACAAAAATACAGCAAAATATGCATATTCACATTTGACCAGGACGGCGTCTCAGGGCATATCAACCATCGTGATACATTTTTGGCAGTGCGTCAACTTTACTTGGAAGAACAAGAGAGCGGATTTTCTTCGACTGAAAGAGATTTATCACTGCCAGCGAAGTTGATGGTGTTCCTTCTCGAAACCGAGCCTTCTTTGTTTCAAAAGTATTTTCCCGTGTACGAATGGCTATCGCTGATACTTTTCTGGATACACCTCGTACCACAGATATCGTCTTTCAAGTACGACGGGCCTAGCCATGTGAAGGAGCTTGTTTTTCGACTTAGATACCCTTGTCTGAACTGGCGGGCAATGGCAACTCACCGATCGCAATTTGTCTGGTATCGGCGCTTGTTCGTTGTTTTCAGCTGCTACACTTATGTGAATCGGCTGAAGAATCTCGGGCCAGATCTTCCGAAGGCAAAGCAACTCGTCCGTACGTGA
- a CDS encoding predicted protein, protein MSSSRRNLHREDIVVTPRNFEQSPIVNLSKTGNVPSPDQQSLDKCINGTATSSRALNLLAYDLSNLEPKKEKWEASRPHTLSQSTRKKREEALYPALAKGQSTPDFDTDTLLSRARIQRSGENATTLLARIQGTSMQSINGNLMLEERNSAHNSPYITSGLYDSRYHTRFRFENNSHPSSNALNSGQMTNCKLPVSGQSGNHQLPLLPQIEICPGMFIPLRGSEETWRALKNGKTESVDCFCCQVKLLCVVDAKYVLCPECRVVSPAAAEKKQPPGILLHGVGLGVVVDAFNTKL, encoded by the coding sequence ATGTCTAGTTCACGAAGAAACCTACATAGAGAGGATATTGTCGTAACGCCGAGAAACTTTGAACAGTCGCCTATTGTGAATCTATCCAAAACCGGGAATGTTCCTTCTCCGGATCAACAAAGTTTAGACAAATGCATCAATGGGACGGCAACTTCAAGTCGTGCGCTCAATTTACTAGCGTACGACTTGTCCAATCTGGAACCtaagaaagaaaaatggGAAGCTTCTCGACCACACACTCTTTCCCAGAGCACTAGAAAGAAGCGCGAAGAAGCCCTGTATCCTGCGTTGGCAAAAGGTCAAAGTACACCAGACTTTGACACCGACACCCTATTGTCCAGGGCGCGCATTCAAAGATCTGGTGAAAACGCTACCACTCTTCTCGCCCGAATTCAAGGAACTTCTATGCAGTCAATAAACGGGAATTTAATGcttgaagaaagaaattccgCACACAACAGCCCGTATATAACCAGTGGACTGTATGATTCCAGATACCATACACGTTTCCGCTTCGAAAATAATTCACATCCCAGCTCGAACGCCTTGAACTCGGGACAAATGACTAACTGCAAGCTTCCAGTTTCTGGACAAAGTGGAAATCATCAGCTTCCTCTACTACCACAAATTGAGATATGTCCTGGCATGTTCATTCCTCTACGTGGATCAGAGGAGACTTGGCGAGCGttgaaaaatggaaagacagAGTCTGTAGactgcttttgttgccaGGTAAAGCTTTTGTGCGTAGTGGACGCGAAGTACGTGCTTTGTCCTGAATGTCGTGTTGTTAGCCCTGCTGCCGCCGAGAAGAAGCAACCACCGGGAATTCTCCTACACGGCGTTGGTTTGGGAGTTGTTGTGGATGCTTTCAACACAAAGTTATAG